A DNA window from Cobetia marina contains the following coding sequences:
- a CDS encoding S-methyl-5'-thioinosine phosphorylase has product MLAVIGGTGFGHWPGLEVLKRGGQETPLGAASCGVVQGRLGGRSILFLARHGQPHKMPPHRINYRANLWALKQAGATHVVGVNCVSGIDPTLAPGTLVVPDQLIDYTTGREGSFFDGRFKPFQHVAFAWPYHRVWREELHSAASDAGLVIQAGGVLGVVQGPRLETAAEIRLMARDGNTLVGMTGMPEAVLARELEMEYASLCLVISHAAGVGEEEPTRAGTESVIEAGMPQVQRLLAALLARHA; this is encoded by the coding sequence ATGCTGGCAGTCATCGGGGGGACCGGGTTCGGCCATTGGCCGGGTCTGGAGGTGCTCAAGCGGGGTGGTCAGGAAACTCCCTTGGGGGCGGCGTCCTGCGGGGTGGTGCAGGGGCGGCTCGGCGGCAGGTCGATCCTGTTTCTGGCGCGGCATGGTCAACCCCACAAGATGCCGCCGCACCGAATCAATTATCGCGCCAACCTGTGGGCGCTCAAGCAGGCCGGGGCGACTCACGTCGTTGGCGTCAACTGCGTGTCAGGTATCGACCCGACGCTTGCGCCGGGCACGCTGGTGGTCCCGGATCAGTTGATCGATTACACGACGGGGCGCGAGGGCTCGTTCTTCGATGGCCGTTTCAAGCCGTTCCAGCATGTGGCATTCGCCTGGCCGTATCACCGTGTCTGGCGCGAGGAGCTGCATTCGGCGGCGTCTGACGCGGGACTGGTGATCCAGGCAGGCGGAGTGCTGGGCGTGGTGCAGGGGCCGAGACTGGAAACCGCGGCCGAGATTCGTCTGATGGCGCGCGATGGCAATACGTTGGTGGGCATGACGGGGATGCCCGAGGCCGTGCTGGCCCGGGAACTCGAGATGGAGTACGCCAGCCTGTGCCTGGTGATCAGTCACGCGGCCGGGGTCGGGGAGGAGGAGCCGACGAGGGCCGGAACGGAATCGGTGATCGAGGCAGGCATGCCGCAGGTGCAGCGCTTGCTGGCGGCGCTGCTGGCACGCCATGCGTGA
- a CDS encoding hypoxanthine-guanine phosphoribosyltransferase, translating into MLTPTPDSLSALHAEMRDVMDNADCLIPQAELEVALDRMAGELTRSLGDRMPIFYCVMNGGLITAGQLLTRLKFPLEVDYLHATRYRGAMRGGELFWRVNPELPMAGRDVVIVDDILDEGGTLAAIIEYCREAGARSVSSCVLVDKKHDRKAYPGFKADFCGLDVEDRFLFGFGMDYKGYWRNAPGIYAPKGL; encoded by the coding sequence ATGCTGACTCCGACGCCTGACTCCCTGAGCGCCCTGCATGCCGAAATGCGAGACGTGATGGACAACGCCGACTGCCTGATTCCCCAGGCAGAGCTGGAGGTCGCACTCGATCGCATGGCCGGGGAGTTGACCCGCAGCCTTGGTGATCGCATGCCGATCTTCTACTGCGTGATGAATGGCGGCCTGATTACCGCAGGTCAGCTGTTGACCCGACTCAAGTTCCCGCTGGAAGTCGATTATCTGCACGCGACGCGTTACCGCGGTGCCATGCGCGGTGGCGAGCTGTTCTGGCGCGTCAATCCGGAACTGCCGATGGCCGGTCGTGACGTGGTCATCGTCGATGACATCCTCGATGAGGGTGGCACCTTGGCGGCCATCATCGAGTACTGCCGTGAAGCGGGTGCGCGCAGCGTGTCCAGCTGTGTGCTGGTGGACAAGAAGCACGATCGCAAGGCCTATCCGGGCTTCAAGGCCGACTTCTGTGGTCTGGATGTCGAGGACCGCTTCCTGTTCGGTTTCGGCATGGATTACAAGGGCTACTGGCGCAACGCGCCGGGCATCTACGCGCCCAAGGGGCTGTAA
- a CDS encoding mechanosensitive ion channel family protein, with product MAEKSATEAAADKLAAPAEEMINHWVEPLRNWVEQTFGLPLWGINLALVLVAVVVLHLSERILLSRLAVHAEKSRNLWDDALLHGLRHPLSLWLYSMGSLVALDILAHQFAPGSLEAYLGTVRQIITLLALAWALIRMIKRFESLRTTPPPGTNVNAMDATTASAISKLLRAVVIVLVGLAILQNLGVSLSGVMAFGGVGGIAVGFAARDLLANFFGALMIHLDRPFKVGDWIRSPDREIEGTVEDIGWRLTRIRTFDMRPLYIPNAIFTSIAVENPSRMYNRRIFETIGLRYEDATRVGDIITAVREMVEGHDEIDQTRTQIVNFNSYGEHSLDFFVYVFTRTTDWVKYHAIKQDVLLRIHDIIREHDARVALPGQRLHFADVLSLEGAAPQGDTNADRESSSRRPQDEQDGKAAEASPSHAAQSGSRRSASSSAATSSATSARRGDEASDTQETPDADSDA from the coding sequence ATGGCTGAGAAATCCGCCACCGAGGCGGCTGCCGACAAGCTGGCGGCGCCTGCCGAAGAGATGATCAATCACTGGGTCGAGCCGCTGCGCAACTGGGTGGAGCAGACCTTCGGTCTGCCACTCTGGGGGATCAACCTCGCCCTGGTGCTGGTGGCCGTGGTCGTGCTGCATCTGAGCGAGCGCATTCTGCTCAGTCGCCTGGCCGTGCATGCCGAGAAGAGTCGCAACCTGTGGGATGACGCGCTGCTGCACGGGCTGCGCCATCCGCTGTCTCTGTGGCTCTACAGCATGGGGTCGCTGGTCGCGCTGGATATTCTTGCCCATCAGTTCGCGCCCGGCAGCCTGGAGGCCTATCTGGGCACGGTGCGCCAGATCATCACCCTGCTGGCGCTGGCCTGGGCGTTGATTCGCATGATCAAGCGCTTCGAGTCGCTGCGTACCACGCCACCGCCCGGCACCAACGTCAATGCGATGGATGCCACCACGGCCTCGGCGATCAGCAAACTGCTGCGTGCCGTCGTGATCGTGCTGGTGGGTCTGGCCATCCTGCAGAATCTCGGTGTGTCACTGTCCGGCGTGATGGCCTTCGGTGGGGTCGGCGGTATCGCGGTGGGCTTCGCCGCGCGTGATCTGCTGGCCAACTTCTTCGGTGCCCTGATGATCCATCTCGACCGCCCATTCAAGGTCGGTGACTGGATTCGCTCGCCGGACCGCGAGATCGAGGGCACCGTCGAGGACATCGGCTGGCGGCTGACGCGCATCCGCACCTTCGACATGCGTCCGCTCTACATCCCCAACGCCATCTTCACCAGCATCGCGGTGGAGAATCCGTCACGGATGTACAACCGGCGCATCTTCGAGACCATCGGCTTGCGTTACGAAGATGCCACCCGGGTCGGTGACATCATCACCGCGGTCCGCGAGATGGTGGAAGGGCATGACGAGATCGACCAGACGCGGACCCAGATCGTGAACTTCAACAGCTACGGTGAACACTCTCTGGACTTCTTCGTGTACGTCTTCACGCGCACCACCGACTGGGTGAAGTATCACGCCATCAAGCAGGATGTGCTGCTGCGCATCCATGACATCATCCGTGAGCACGATGCACGCGTGGCCCTGCCGGGGCAGCGCCTGCACTTCGCTGACGTGCTGTCCCTCGAGGGCGCTGCTCCTCAAGGCGACACGAATGCTGATCGCGAGTCGTCCTCGCGCCGACCGCAAGACGAACAGGACGGCAAGGCCGCTGAAGCCTCGCCGTCACACGCTGCGCAGAGCGGGTCCCGCCGTTCTGCTTCATCCTCCGCTGCTACATCCTCTGCCACGTCCGCCCGACGTGGAGATGAGGCCAGTGATACCCAGGAAACTCCCGATGCTGACTCCGACGCCTGA
- the nagZ gene encoding beta-N-acetylhexosaminidase, protein MTQPLGSVMLDVEGHTLTSDERELLARPAVGGVILFARNCVSPEQVLALCGEIRRVNPHLLIAIDQEGGRVQRLREGVTRLPPMRALAHCCLGRDCDGCGDDAQSSGLGFARDAGWLLGMEMAAIGCDITFAPVLDIDVAGSTIIGDRSFGTTPEDVIAVGTAFIEGLREAGMAAVGKHYPGHGGIAADTHRERVIDPRPFRELREHDLKPFAALADRLGGVMPAHVIYPDFDARPAGFSPSWLGLLREEFGFKGAIFSDDLGMAAAVAEGEPEVRARLALDAGCDMALVCNDPAAARAVLDSLDGDEQRNAGKRQARLRYGRARPTLEGLAGLSRWRRTHARLEALAASQPLEQVAMPSGLAE, encoded by the coding sequence ATGACACAGCCATTGGGCTCCGTAATGCTCGACGTCGAGGGGCATACCCTCACGTCTGACGAACGTGAACTACTGGCACGCCCCGCCGTCGGCGGCGTCATCCTGTTTGCGCGCAACTGTGTTTCTCCCGAGCAGGTGCTGGCGCTGTGCGGTGAGATCCGCCGCGTCAATCCACATCTGTTGATCGCCATCGATCAGGAAGGCGGACGGGTGCAACGGCTGCGCGAAGGCGTGACCCGCCTGCCGCCGATGCGCGCCCTGGCACATTGCTGCCTGGGACGTGACTGTGACGGCTGCGGTGATGATGCCCAGTCGTCAGGGCTCGGGTTTGCCCGTGACGCCGGCTGGTTGCTGGGCATGGAGATGGCCGCCATTGGCTGCGACATCACCTTCGCGCCGGTATTGGATATCGATGTCGCGGGTTCCACCATCATCGGCGACCGCAGTTTCGGGACGACTCCCGAGGACGTGATTGCCGTCGGTACCGCCTTCATCGAGGGCCTGCGCGAAGCTGGCATGGCAGCGGTCGGCAAGCATTATCCCGGTCATGGTGGCATCGCGGCGGATACCCACCGCGAGCGCGTGATCGACCCCCGCCCCTTCCGCGAGCTGCGCGAGCATGATCTCAAGCCCTTCGCGGCGCTGGCGGATCGCCTGGGTGGCGTGATGCCGGCTCATGTCATCTACCCCGATTTCGATGCGCGCCCCGCCGGCTTCTCGCCAAGCTGGCTGGGGCTGCTGCGTGAGGAGTTCGGTTTCAAGGGCGCCATCTTCTCCGATGACCTGGGCATGGCGGCTGCCGTGGCCGAGGGCGAGCCGGAAGTGCGCGCTCGTCTGGCACTGGATGCCGGCTGCGACATGGCGCTGGTGTGCAATGATCCCGCCGCCGCACGTGCCGTGCTCGACAGCCTCGATGGGGATGAGCAGCGCAATGCCGGCAAGCGTCAGGCGCGTCTGCGCTACGGGCGCGCCCGCCCCACGCTCGAGGGCCTTGCGGGGCTGTCTCGCTGGCGGCGTACCCATGCACGTCTCGAGGCGCTGGCGGCCAGTCAGCCGCTCGAGCAGGTGGCCATGCCATCGGGCTTGGCTGAATGA
- a CDS encoding L,D-transpeptidase: protein MACWVAVDLTRQRLEIRNDAPSGSRDAPPPAADPDTLVHACAISSGLNGIGELDGSGCTPTGWHVVRAAIGEGNPRGAVYRGRRFTGEVFTPRLAAEHPERDWILTRILWLSGREPGINRGRNAAGQRVDSLRRYIYFHGTPTSEPMGTPASHGCIRLRDEDLLCLYQHAPAGTPVLLHA from the coding sequence ATGGCTTGCTGGGTGGCGGTGGATCTCACCCGCCAGCGTCTTGAGATACGCAATGACGCGCCGAGTGGCAGTCGTGATGCGCCGCCCCCCGCGGCTGACCCTGACACGCTGGTGCATGCCTGTGCGATCTCCAGCGGCCTCAACGGTATCGGCGAGCTCGATGGCAGCGGTTGCACGCCGACCGGCTGGCATGTGGTTCGCGCCGCGATCGGGGAGGGCAATCCGCGTGGTGCCGTCTATCGTGGGCGGCGCTTCACGGGAGAGGTGTTCACGCCTCGACTGGCCGCCGAGCACCCCGAACGCGACTGGATCCTGACGCGTATCCTGTGGCTCAGCGGTCGTGAGCCCGGCATCAACCGTGGCCGCAACGCGGCGGGACAGCGCGTCGACAGCCTGCGGCGCTACATCTACTTCCATGGCACGCCGACCAGCGAGCCGATGGGCACCCCGGCCTCCCATGGGTGCATTCGTCTGCGCGATGAGGATCTGCTGTGCCTTTACCAGCATGCGCCCGCCGGAACGCCAGTGCTGTTGCATGCCTGA
- a CDS encoding TetR/AcrR family transcriptional regulator, with translation MAQTDTVTRILDTAEVLFAERGFAETSLRNITSKAKVNLAAVNYHFGSKKSLIQAVFARYLDPFSERFHAALDSVEQQHAGRQVPLETLLEVMARTVLEVPAERNSLRTFMRLLGLAYTQGQGHMRRYIREHYGTVFSRFAELLKLATPDLPDNERFWRLHFMLGSVIFTFSGLDALRDIEEAEYGHHTSVRELIQHMRPVVVAAMAAPLPASLGDGEAVTQAAS, from the coding sequence ATGGCCCAGACCGATACCGTTACCCGTATCCTCGATACCGCCGAGGTCCTGTTCGCCGAGCGAGGCTTCGCCGAAACCTCGCTGCGCAATATCACCAGCAAGGCCAAGGTCAACCTGGCGGCGGTCAATTATCACTTCGGCTCAAAGAAGTCATTGATCCAGGCAGTGTTCGCCCGCTATCTCGACCCCTTCAGCGAGCGTTTCCATGCGGCACTCGACAGTGTCGAGCAGCAGCATGCCGGTCGTCAGGTGCCGCTGGAAACGCTGCTGGAAGTGATGGCGCGCACGGTGCTGGAGGTGCCGGCCGAGCGCAACAGCCTGCGTACCTTCATGCGCCTGCTCGGGCTTGCCTATACCCAGGGGCAGGGCCACATGCGTCGCTACATCCGCGAGCATTACGGCACGGTCTTCAGCCGCTTCGCCGAGCTCCTGAAGCTTGCGACGCCGGACCTGCCAGACAACGAGCGCTTCTGGCGTCTGCACTTCATGCTCGGCAGCGTGATCTTCACCTTCTCGGGACTGGACGCACTGCGCGATATCGAAGAGGCCGAATACGGCCATCACACCAGTGTGCGCGAGCTGATCCAGCACATGCGTCCGGTGGTGGTGGCGGCGATGGCGGCTCCGCTGCCGGCCTCGCTCGGAGATGGTGAAGCGGTCACCCAGGCGGCCAGCTGA
- the lexA gene encoding transcriptional repressor LexA — protein sequence MTQPLTPRQQDVFDFIIKTIKSSGYPPTRAEIAQALGFRSPNAAEEHLRALKRKGAIEMVPGTSRGIRVPSLAEAEEDSEQGLPVIGEVAAGSPILASQHIDRHCPLPSDYFSPAADYLLRVRGVSMKDVGILEGDLLAVHRTSSVRDGQIVVARLGDEVTVKRFRRDGHYVWLEAENEDFAPIKVDLRTDSLEIEGLGVGVIRDGGLH from the coding sequence ATGACTCAGCCGCTTACTCCGCGCCAGCAGGATGTCTTCGATTTCATCATCAAGACCATCAAGTCCTCAGGCTATCCGCCAACGCGTGCCGAAATCGCCCAGGCACTGGGCTTTCGCTCACCGAATGCCGCGGAAGAGCATCTGCGTGCCCTGAAGCGCAAGGGAGCCATCGAGATGGTGCCGGGCACCTCGCGGGGCATCCGCGTGCCGTCTCTGGCCGAGGCGGAAGAGGATAGCGAGCAGGGCCTGCCGGTCATCGGGGAAGTGGCCGCTGGCAGCCCTATCCTGGCCAGCCAGCATATCGATCGCCATTGCCCACTGCCCAGTGACTACTTCTCGCCTGCCGCCGACTATCTGCTGCGCGTGCGCGGGGTCTCGATGAAGGATGTCGGCATTCTGGAAGGTGACCTGCTGGCCGTGCACCGCACGAGCAGCGTGCGTGACGGACAGATCGTGGTAGCGCGTCTGGGGGATGAAGTGACGGTGAAGCGCTTCCGTCGCGATGGCCATTACGTATGGCTGGAAGCCGAGAACGAGGACTTCGCTCCCATCAAGGTGGATCTGCGCACGGACAGCCTGGAAATCGAGGGCCTCGGCGTGGGCGTGATCCGCGATGGCGGCCTGCACTGA
- a CDS encoding DUF6586 family protein → MSQRGRTNQLLYQAELLLEQAAVATRDEHAVARRMAGEEGALALMELALASLIEECAASARWPEGSWRERLATPPTPVAEIEQLRSLQAQPDSWLSQLVADITRLHEEGGAARREEGQARGDGLIIAAAANAPLAERLATAVSAMKALLSHLRESNVEW, encoded by the coding sequence ATGAGCCAGCGTGGCCGCACCAATCAACTGCTGTATCAGGCCGAGTTGCTGCTGGAGCAGGCGGCCGTCGCGACGCGTGATGAGCATGCCGTCGCACGGCGCATGGCCGGTGAGGAAGGGGCGCTGGCGTTGATGGAGCTGGCATTGGCCTCGTTGATCGAGGAGTGCGCCGCGTCGGCACGCTGGCCTGAGGGCAGCTGGCGCGAGCGGCTGGCCACACCGCCGACTCCCGTGGCGGAAATCGAGCAGTTGCGAAGCCTGCAGGCGCAGCCGGACAGTTGGTTGAGCCAGCTAGTGGCCGATATCACGCGTCTGCATGAAGAGGGCGGTGCTGCCCGGCGTGAGGAAGGCCAGGCGCGTGGCGATGGTCTCATCATCGCCGCGGCGGCCAATGCGCCTCTGGCAGAGCGTCTCGCCACGGCAGTCAGCGCCATGAAGGCGTTGCTGTCACACCTTCGCGAGTCGAATGTGGAGTGGTAG
- the topA gene encoding type I DNA topoisomerase: MGKSLVIVESPAKAKTINKYLGNDFVVKSSVGHIRDLPTSGSGKQATDPKERARQAAETRKMSPEAKAAHKEKKAKTQLIRRMGVDPENGWEAHYEILPGKEKVVSELTRLAEKADTIYLATDLDREGEAIAWHLRETIGGDDTRYKRVVFNEITKKAITAAFDEPGDLKMDRVHAQQARRYLDRVVGFMVSPLLWAKVARGLSAGRVQSVAVRLIVEREREIRAFIPEEFWDVHAELAATSGEAIRFELARQDGKAFRPTSEKETLDRIAALRTARLAISNREDKPTRSKPNAPFITSTLQQAASSRLGFSVKKTMMMAQRLYEAGYITYMRTDSTNLSADAVATARDFIAEEFGDNYLPQAANVYSSKEGAQEAHEAIRPSEVARRATDLTGMERDAERLYELIWRQFVACQMVPAEYLSSTLTIEVDGYELRAKGRVLKFDGYTRVMKPAGKKEEDQSLPDLAIGEVLELVELDPQQHFTKPTARYTEASLVKELEKRGIGRPSTYAAIISTIQDRGYVALENRRFYAEKLGDIVTDRLSESFKDLMDFGFTARMEDYLDEVANGQRNWRELLDAFYAEFKAELDHAQSEEGMRPNQPVPTDIACPTCGREMQIRTASTGVFLGCSGYNLPPKERCKTTIDLLPGDEAVAADADENAETDALRAKRRCPICATAMDSYLIDEQRKLHVCGNSPDCVGHEVEQGQFRIKGYDGPVIECDKCGADMQLKTGRFGKYFGCTNEDCKNTRKLLKSGEVAPPKMDPIPMPELACVKVEDHYVLRDGASGLFLAASQFPKNRETRPPLVSELKAHADELPEKYHFILKAPEKDPDGRPTQIRFSRKAKEQFVMTDEDGKATGWKATFDNGRWVVEDKRMGAKS; this comes from the coding sequence ATGGGCAAGTCACTGGTGATCGTCGAGTCGCCTGCCAAGGCCAAGACCATCAACAAGTATCTCGGCAACGACTTCGTGGTGAAGTCGAGTGTCGGGCATATCCGCGATCTGCCGACCAGCGGTAGCGGCAAGCAGGCCACCGATCCCAAGGAGCGTGCCCGTCAGGCAGCCGAGACGCGCAAGATGTCGCCGGAAGCCAAGGCGGCTCACAAGGAAAAGAAGGCCAAGACGCAGCTCATCCGTCGCATGGGGGTAGACCCGGAGAACGGCTGGGAGGCGCATTACGAGATCCTGCCCGGCAAGGAAAAGGTCGTCTCCGAGCTGACGCGCCTGGCCGAGAAGGCCGACACCATCTATCTCGCGACGGATCTGGACCGCGAAGGTGAGGCGATTGCCTGGCACCTGCGCGAGACCATCGGTGGCGACGATACCCGCTACAAGCGCGTGGTATTCAACGAGATCACCAAGAAGGCGATCACGGCGGCCTTCGATGAGCCGGGCGATCTGAAGATGGACCGCGTGCATGCTCAGCAGGCGCGTCGCTATCTGGATCGTGTCGTCGGTTTCATGGTCTCGCCGCTGCTGTGGGCCAAGGTGGCTCGTGGGCTGTCGGCCGGTCGAGTGCAGTCGGTTGCCGTGCGCTTGATCGTCGAGCGTGAGCGTGAGATCCGTGCCTTCATTCCGGAAGAATTCTGGGATGTGCACGCAGAGCTTGCCGCGACCAGCGGCGAGGCGATCCGTTTCGAGCTGGCGCGTCAGGATGGCAAGGCCTTCCGTCCGACCAGCGAGAAGGAAACGCTGGATCGCATCGCGGCGCTGCGTACCGCTCGGCTCGCGATTTCCAATCGCGAAGACAAGCCGACCCGCTCCAAGCCGAATGCCCCCTTCATCACCTCGACCCTGCAGCAGGCGGCCAGCAGTCGTCTCGGCTTCTCGGTCAAGAAGACCATGATGATGGCGCAGCGCCTCTACGAGGCCGGTTACATCACTTACATGCGTACCGACTCGACCAATCTGTCGGCGGACGCGGTGGCCACCGCGCGGGACTTCATCGCTGAGGAATTCGGCGACAACTATCTGCCGCAGGCCGCCAACGTCTACTCCAGCAAGGAAGGCGCTCAGGAAGCTCACGAAGCGATCCGTCCCTCCGAGGTGGCGCGTCGCGCGACGGACCTCACCGGCATGGAGCGTGACGCGGAGCGTCTGTATGAGCTGATCTGGCGTCAGTTCGTCGCCTGCCAGATGGTGCCGGCGGAGTATCTGTCCTCGACCCTGACCATCGAGGTCGATGGCTACGAGCTGCGCGCCAAGGGCCGGGTGCTCAAGTTTGACGGTTATACCCGCGTGATGAAGCCGGCGGGCAAGAAGGAAGAGGACCAGTCACTGCCGGACCTGGCCATCGGCGAGGTGCTGGAGCTGGTCGAGCTGGACCCGCAGCAGCACTTCACCAAGCCGACGGCGCGTTACACCGAAGCCAGTCTGGTCAAGGAGCTGGAGAAGCGCGGCATCGGCCGTCCTTCGACCTATGCGGCGATCATCTCGACCATTCAGGATCGTGGTTACGTGGCGCTGGAAAATCGGCGTTTCTACGCCGAGAAGCTGGGTGACATCGTCACTGATCGTCTCAGTGAATCCTTCAAGGACCTGATGGACTTCGGCTTCACCGCGCGCATGGAAGACTACCTCGATGAGGTGGCCAACGGTCAGCGCAACTGGCGTGAACTGCTGGATGCCTTCTACGCCGAGTTCAAGGCCGAGCTGGATCACGCCCAGTCAGAAGAGGGCATGCGCCCGAATCAGCCGGTGCCGACCGATATCGCCTGCCCGACCTGTGGTCGCGAGATGCAGATCCGTACCGCCTCCACCGGCGTCTTCCTGGGGTGCTCCGGTTACAACCTTCCGCCCAAGGAGCGCTGCAAGACCACCATCGACCTGTTGCCGGGGGATGAGGCGGTCGCCGCTGACGCGGATGAGAATGCCGAGACCGATGCACTGCGTGCCAAGCGCCGTTGTCCGATCTGCGCCACGGCCATGGACAGCTATCTGATCGACGAGCAGCGCAAGCTGCACGTCTGCGGCAACAGCCCGGATTGCGTGGGACATGAAGTCGAGCAGGGTCAGTTCCGCATCAAGGGCTACGATGGGCCGGTGATCGAGTGCGACAAGTGCGGTGCCGACATGCAGCTCAAGACCGGGCGTTTCGGCAAGTACTTCGGCTGCACCAACGAGGATTGCAAGAACACCCGCAAGCTGCTCAAGTCCGGGGAGGTCGCGCCGCCGAAGATGGACCCGATCCCCATGCCGGAACTTGCCTGCGTGAAGGTCGAGGATCACTACGTGCTGCGTGATGGCGCCAGTGGCCTGTTCCTTGCCGCCAGTCAGTTCCCCAAGAATCGCGAGACGCGTCCGCCGCTGGTCAGCGAGCTCAAGGCGCATGCCGACGAGCTGCCGGAGAAGTATCACTTCATCCTCAAGGCGCCGGAGAAAGACCCCGATGGCCGCCCGACGCAGATTCGTTTCTCGCGCAAGGCCAAGGAGCAGTTCGTGATGACGGACGAAGATGGCAAGGCGACGGGGTGGAAGGCGACCTTCGACAACGGCCGTTGGGTCGTCGAGGACAAGCGCATGGGAGCCAAGAGCTGA
- the pyk gene encoding pyruvate kinase, whose translation MPHAFNGPIRRTKIVATLGPASDKPGVLDAMIRAGVDVVRLNFSHGSPEDHRMRAEAVRAAAAAQGRSVAVLGDLQGPKIRIARFKDTAVQLQEGQPFILDIGLGRDEGTVERVGCDYQQLADDVVAGDVLLLDDGRVVLEVNELKGNEIHTTVKVGGKLSNNKGINKQGGGLSAEALTEKDKADLKTAIDIGVDYLAVSFPRSGADMQLARELLGEEGRDIGLIAKVERAEAVADDAVLDGIILASEGVMVARGDLGVEIGDAQLIGVQKRMIRRARSLNRVVITATQMMESMISAPLPTRAEVFDVANAVLDGTDAVMLSAETAAGDFPVETIETMDRVCLGAERERAAQESQHRIHEGFSKTDETIALSAMYAANHLTGVVAIVCMTESGYTPLIASRIRSGLPIVGLAQDQKTQRRMALYRGVVSLPFDSSELPAQEINRRAIAELEARGIANRGDLVILTRGDQMNAHGGTNTMKIVTVGGTID comes from the coding sequence ATGCCGCACGCGTTCAACGGCCCGATCCGCCGCACCAAGATTGTCGCCACACTCGGTCCGGCCAGTGACAAGCCGGGCGTCCTCGACGCGATGATCCGTGCCGGAGTGGATGTGGTTCGCCTCAACTTCTCTCACGGCAGCCCCGAAGACCACCGCATGCGTGCCGAGGCCGTCCGTGCCGCCGCCGCCGCCCAGGGCCGCAGCGTCGCCGTGCTGGGTGATCTGCAGGGTCCGAAGATCCGCATCGCCCGCTTCAAGGACACCGCTGTCCAGCTTCAGGAAGGCCAACCGTTCATCCTGGACATCGGCCTGGGCCGCGATGAAGGTACCGTCGAGCGTGTCGGCTGTGACTATCAGCAACTGGCCGATGACGTGGTCGCCGGCGACGTTCTGCTGCTTGATGACGGTCGCGTGGTGCTTGAGGTCAACGAACTCAAGGGCAACGAGATCCACACCACCGTCAAGGTGGGTGGCAAGCTGTCCAACAACAAGGGCATCAACAAGCAAGGCGGTGGCCTGTCCGCCGAGGCGCTGACCGAGAAGGACAAGGCAGACCTCAAGACCGCCATCGACATCGGCGTGGACTATCTGGCCGTCTCCTTCCCGCGCAGTGGCGCCGACATGCAGCTGGCACGTGAGCTGCTGGGCGAGGAAGGTCGTGACATCGGCCTGATCGCCAAGGTCGAGCGCGCCGAAGCCGTCGCCGACGACGCCGTGCTCGACGGCATCATCCTCGCCAGTGAAGGCGTGATGGTGGCGCGTGGCGATCTGGGCGTGGAGATAGGCGACGCACAGCTGATCGGCGTGCAGAAGCGCATGATCCGCCGTGCCCGCAGCCTCAACCGCGTGGTCATCACCGCGACCCAGATGATGGAGTCGATGATCAGCGCCCCGCTGCCGACCCGCGCCGAAGTCTTCGACGTCGCCAATGCCGTGCTCGACGGCACCGACGCCGTGATGCTGTCGGCCGAGACCGCGGCAGGCGATTTCCCGGTCGAGACCATCGAGACCATGGATCGTGTCTGCCTGGGTGCCGAGCGTGAACGTGCCGCCCAGGAATCCCAGCACCGCATCCACGAAGGCTTCAGCAAGACAGATGAGACCATCGCACTGTCTGCCATGTACGCGGCCAACCACCTGACGGGTGTCGTGGCCATCGTCTGCATGACCGAATCCGGCTATACCCCGCTGATCGCCTCGCGCATCCGCTCGGGTCTGCCGATCGTCGGTCTCGCCCAGGACCAGAAGACCCAGCGCCGCATGGCTCTCTATCGTGGCGTGGTGTCACTGCCCTTCGATTCCAGCGAGCTGCCGGCGCAGGAGATCAACCGTCGCGCCATCGCCGAGCTGGAAGCGCGCGGCATCGCCAACCGTGGTGATCTGGTGATTCTGACCCGGGGCGATCAGATGAATGCCCACGGTGGCACCAACACCATGAAGATCGTCACTGTCGGTGGCACCATCGACTGA
- a CDS encoding methylglyoxal synthase → MSEQRPKRQARRTLAERKRIALVAHDGKKDEMLAWAMRWRDELSRHQLLGTGTTARRISKELGLEVEGLMSGPLGGDQQIGARIAEGNLDLLIFLWDPFAPMPHDPDVKALLRLATLWNVPVANNVASADFMFHSSLMSESVEIAVPDANDWVSTRA, encoded by the coding sequence ATGAGCGAGCAACGACCCAAGCGCCAGGCACGACGCACCCTGGCAGAACGCAAGCGGATTGCGCTGGTGGCTCACGATGGCAAGAAGGATGAGATGCTGGCCTGGGCCATGCGCTGGCGCGATGAGCTGTCACGCCACCAGCTGCTGGGCACCGGCACCACGGCCCGACGCATCAGCAAGGAGCTCGGACTTGAGGTCGAAGGCCTGATGAGTGGGCCGCTGGGCGGTGATCAGCAGATCGGTGCGCGCATCGCCGAAGGCAATCTCGACCTGCTCATCTTCCTGTGGGACCCGTTCGCTCCGATGCCGCACGACCCTGACGTCAAGGCGCTGCTGCGCCTGGCGACACTGTGGAACGTGCCGGTGGCCAACAATGTCGCGAGTGCCGACTTCATGTTCCACTCATCACTGATGTCGGAGTCGGTCGAGATCGCGGTCCCCGATGCCAATGACTGGGTCAGCACCCGCGCCTGA